A part of Aegilops tauschii subsp. strangulata cultivar AL8/78 chromosome 2, Aet v6.0, whole genome shotgun sequence genomic DNA contains:
- the LOC109760375 gene encoding UDP-glycosyltransferase 73C4: MAPSTETKDFNVATSVLPTHFILVPLVAQGHTIPMVDLARLLAGRGARVSVVTTPWNAARLQGIADSARRAKLPLDIVELPFAPADDGLPPGCGDDIDTLVPMFQALHRLAGPFEAYLRALGRRPSCIIYDRANAWTAGVARSVGVPLLFFHGPSCFYSLCELTVATHGLVEEREMCVMPGLPVRVEMTRATCSSAFLNTPAWEAFQKNAMEAIRMADGAVANTFLDLEGQFVSCYEAALGMPVWALGPLCLSTRDEAALACRGDKDKPTAVDQSAVTEWLDAMCTGSVVYASFGSLVRVLHEQLYEVGHGLEDSGRPFLWVVKESEVAASPEVLEWLPALEARTAGRGLVVRGWAPQLAILSHRAVGAFVTHCGWNSLLESVAHGVPVVTWPHLADQFLNERLAVDVLGVGVPVGAAVPDGEAVMVARGDIARAVSELMGGGDVAEERRRKAKEYGERARTAMAIGGSSYQNLTRLIQRFTPSDGNGKEQ, encoded by the coding sequence ATGGCGCCGTCGACGGAGACGAAGGATTTCAACGTTGCTACGTCAGTGCTTCCGACACACTTCATTCTCGTCCCCCTCGTGGCGCAGGGCCACACCATCCCGATGGTGGACCTTGCACGCCTCCTCGCAGGACGCGGTGCGCGCGTGAGCGTGGTGACCACACCCTGGAACGCCGCGCGCCTCCAGGGCATCGCCGACTCTGCACGGCGCGCCAAGCTGCCCCTAGACATAGTCGAGCTCCCGTTCGCGCCGGCCGACGACGGGCTGCCCCCAGGCTGTGGCGACGACATCGACACGTTAGTCCCCATGTTCCAGGCCCTCCACAGGCTCGCCGGCCCCTTCGAGGCCTACTTACGCGCGCTGGGGCGGCGGCCGAGCTGCATCATCTACGACAGGGCTAACGCGTGGACTGCCGGCGTGGCCAGGAGCGTCGGGGTGCCGCTGCTCTTCTTCCACGGCCCTTCCTGCTTCTACTCGCTCTGCGAGCTCACCGTCGCCACGCACGGACTTGTTGAGGAGCGCGAGATGTGCGTCATGCCAGGCCTGCCGGTGCGCGTGGAGATGACCAGGGCTACGTGCTCCTCCGCCTTCTTGAACACACCTGCGTGGGAGGCGTTCCAGAAGAACGCCATGGAGGCTATTCGCATGGCCGACGGCGCCGTCGCCAATACGTTCCTGGACCTCGAGGGGCAGTTCGTGTCGTGCTACGAGGCGGCGCTGGGGATGCCGGTGTGGGCGCTCGGGCCGTTGTGCCTCAGCACCCGCGACGAGGCGGCCCTGGCGTGCCGGGGGGACAAGGACAAACCCACCGCCGTGGACCAGAGCGCGGTCACCGAATGGCTCGACGCCATGTGCACCGGCTCCGTTGTTTATGCCAGCTTCGGCAGCCTCGTGCGGGTGCTTCACGAGCAGCTGTACGAGGTCGGGCATGGCCTGGAGGACTCGGGCAGGCCGTTCCTTTGGGTCGTGAAGGAGTCCGAGGTGGCGGCCTCGCCGGAGGTGCTAGAGTGGCTGCCAGCCCTGGAGGCACGCACGGCGGGCCGTGGCCTCGTGGTGCGCGGCTGGGCGCCGCAGCTCGCCATCTTGTCGCACCGCGCCGTGGGGGCCTTCGTGACACACTGCGGCTGGAACTCGCTGCTGGAGTCGGTCGCACACGGCGTGCCGGTGGTGACGTGGCCACACTTGGCAGACCAGTTCCTGAACGAGCGGCTGGCCGTGGACGTGCTCGGCGTCGGCGTGCCCGTCGGCGCAGCCGTGCCTGACGGCGAGGCCGTGATGGTGGCGCGCGGAGACATCGCGCGGGCGGTGTCGGAGCTCATGGGCGGTGGCGACGTGGccgaggagaggaggaggaaggccAAGGAGTACGGCGAGAGAGCTCGCACAGCCATGGCCATAGGAGGTTCATCCTACCAAAACCTGACGCGGCTAATACAGAGATTCACGCCGAGTGATGGCAATGGCAAGGAACAGTAA
- the LOC109760364 gene encoding uncharacterized protein, with the protein MKHFLLRINTNKIIHTHSLPQGGHRSAILRPLKLLCRLPLLHSTAIRRDKKAEQLRRRPASSVSAIPSMDGRAAAMVPRVEVLAAGRARLEAVNALQHESWEARDVLLQCRLLKADESRRMWEANCMPSGDDHRMFAEPLKSENEDLKDFIQFLELENEELKIRVKEVEGGAGHCLNAAGHEHIAGDLEAALRRLNQAHEALIAEKDEEFSALIAEKDKEISALVAEKDKEFSALIAEKDLTREQFTTLERDYADLRSYSSKQAAQVTEAKQKLEQLQVASQKKDDESRKPRARATAVEAKRKVLPEDKRQEMTCMPKETDGQIQKCKDGQPETSEKCNKDTSETHTKNCSQGPALRGEEMKFCSSKQMYSDGVLFGPPCLEGLPSSRRTTCSSRSVP; encoded by the exons atgaaacatTTTCTCTTGCGAATAAATACTAATAAAATAATACACACCCATTCACTGCCTCAGGGGGGCCACCGCTCAGCTATACTGCGGCCTCTCAAGCTCCTGTGCCGGCTTCCTCTGCTCCACTCCACTGCCATCCGCCGTGACAAGAAAGCAGAGCAGCTGCGGCGCCGGCCGGCCAGCTCCGTCTCCGCGATTCCTTCCATGGACGGCCGGGCGGCGGCGATGGTGCCGCGGGTGGAGGTGCTCGCCGCCGGCCGCGCGCGGCTGGAGGCCGTGAACGCGCTGCAGCACGAGTCCTGGGAGGCCCGCGACGTTCTCCTCCAGTGCCGCCTCCTCAAG GCGGATGAGAGCAGGAGGATGTGGGAGGCCAACTGCATGCCCTCCGGCGATGACCACCGGATGTTCGCCG AACCCCTAAAGAGTGAAAATGAGGATTTAAAAGATTTTATACAATTCTTGGAGCTGGAGAACGAGGAGCTTAAG ATAAGAGTGAAGGAAGTTGAAGGTGGCGCAGGGCACTGCCTAAACGCCGCAGGCCATGAGCACATTGCAGGAGATCTAGAAGCAGCGCTAAGACGATTGAACCAAGCTCATGAGGCACTGATTGCAGAGAAGGATGAGGAATTTTCTGCACTGATTGCAGAAAAGGATAAGGAAATTTCAGCACTGGTTGCAGAGAAGGATAAGGAATTTTCTGCACTGATTGCAGAAAAGGACCTCACGCGAGAGCAGTTTACGACACTGGAGCGGGACTATGCTGACCTTCGTAGCTACAGCAGTAAACAGGCAGCACAAGTTACTGAAGCAAAGCAAAAGCTTGAGCAGCTGCAAGTGGCATCCCAAAAGAAGGATGATGAGAGTCGCAAACCGCGAGCACGAGCAACAGCAGTTGAAGCCAAAAGGAAGGTGCTTCCTGAGGATAAGCGACAGGAGATGACCTGTATGCCCAAGGAGACAGATGGGCAAATTCAAAAATGCAAAGATGGGCAGCCTGAGACTAGTGAAAAGTGCAACAAGGATACGAGTGAGACACACACAAAAAATTGTTCACAAGGCCCTGCTTTAAGGGGGGAAGAAATGAAATTTTGTTCTTCTAAGCAAATGTATTCTGATGGTGTTCTATTTGGTCCACCTTGCCTTGAAGGCCTGCCCAGCAGTCGACGAACGACATGCTCCTCAAGATCCGTGCCGTGA
- the LOC109760362 gene encoding protein NRT1/ PTR FAMILY 8.5 isoform X2: MEAAGDEERPLLHHPPPHLHQDGDSRYTNDGTVDVNGQPAVKASTGNLRACFFILGVQFSECLAFFAISKNLVTYLTSVLHESNIDAARNVSTWFGTTFFTPLIGAFLADTYWGRYKTLVVFLSVYIVGMLVLTVSTTLPWMIQSSNHSEIHRITVYVGLYLTALGNGGIKPCTSTFGADQFDITDPTERVKKGSFFNWFYFLNTIGSLLSTTVIVWVQDNVGWGIGFAIPMILTSLSFTVFIASRRIYRYKSTGESPMTTASRVVVAAARNRRLELPEDCTTLHHSPSPPSEATFNVQHTTQFRFLDKAAIVSPSTQEKKGTATSPWRLCALSHVEEVKMLLRLCPAWASLVVFFMITAQMSSTVIEQVPLARRATGEDRGLTQPQRLGVGLALSTLAMAYLALLERNRLAVGEAVSIMWQAPAYAVMGVSEVFTVIGTLELFYDRAPDNMRSLCTAFAQLAIAAGSYLNSAALGVVASATMWIPEDLDDGHLDYFFWTIAALSALNLLQFVFYSMRYNNNVACRQRHPY; the protein is encoded by the exons ATGGAAGCAGCAGGGGATGAGGAGAGGCCCTTGCTCCATCACCCACCTCCTCACCTCCATCAG GATGGGGATTCGAGATACACCAATGACGGAACAGTGGATGTTAACGGACAACCTGCTGTTAAGGCAAGCACAGGGAACTTGAGAGCATGCTTCTTCATCTTAG GTGTCCAATTCAGCGAATGCTTGGCCTTCTTCGCGATCTCAAAGAACTTGGTCACCTACCTCACGAGTGTGCTCCACGAAAGCAATATCGACGCGGCGAGGAATGTGTCCACTTGGTTTGGCACCACATTCTTCACGCCGCTTATTGGAGCCTTCTTGGCAGACACGTATTGGGGAAGGTACAAGACATTAGTGGTTTTCCTCTCAGTCTACATCGTC GGGATGCTTGTCCTGACGGTTTCGACGACGCTCCCATGGATGATTCAATCCTCCAACCACAGTGAGATTCACCGTATCACCGTCTATGTTGgactctatcttacagcccttgGCAACGGTGGCATCAAGCCATGCACCTCCACTTTTGGCGCTGACCAGTTTGACATCACCGACCCGACGGAGCGGGTGAAGAAGGGCTCATTCTTCAATTGGTTCTACTTCTTGAACACTATTGGCTCCCTTTTGTCGACCACCGTGATTGTCTGGGTGCAAGACAATGTTGGGTGGGGGATCGGCTTTGCGATCCCGATGATCCTCACGAGTCTCAGTTTCACGGTGTTTATCGCTAGTAGGAGGATCTACAGATACAAGTCAACAGGAGAGAGTCCCATGACAACAGCTTCCCGGGTTGTTGTTGCAGCTGCAAGAAATCGCCGTCTGGAGTTGCCTGAGGATTGCACAACCTTGCATCACTCGCCTTCACCACCATCAGAGGCTACGTTCAATGTTCAGCATACCACTCAGTTCAG ATTTTTGGACAAGGCTGCCATTGTGTCACCGTCGACACAGGAGAAGAAAGGCACGGCGACGAGCCCATGGAGGCTATGCGCACTCTCTCATGTAGAAGAGGTGAAGATGCTGCTACGTCTGTGCCCTGCATGGGCGTCCTTGGTGGTCTTCTTCATGATCACGGCACAGATGTCGTCGACGGTGATTGAGCAGG TTCCCCTGGCTCGGCGTGCCACCGGTGAGGACCGAGGCCTCACGCAACCGCAGCGCCTCGGCGTCGGTCTCGCGTTGTCCACTCTGGCCATGGCTTACCTGGCTCTTCTCGAGAGGAACCGTCTCGCGGTCGGGGAAGCGGTGAGCATTATGTGGCAGGCACCGGCGTACGCCGTGATGGGTGTCAGTGAGGTGTTTACGGTCATCGGCACGCTCGAGCTCTTCTACGACCGGGCTCCGGACAACATGAGGAGCCTGTGCACCGCATTCGCGCAGCTCGCCATCGCGGCAGGGAGCTACCTCAACTCGGCAGCGCTGGGCGTTGTCGCGTCCGCCACGATGTGGATCCCGGAGGACCTCGACGACGGACACTTGGACTACTTCTTCTGGACGATAGCGGCGCTCAGTGCCCTGAATCTGCTGCAGTTTGTATTCTACTCTATGAGGTACAACAATAACGTAGCTTGTCGACAACGCCATCCATATTAG
- the LOC109760362 gene encoding protein NRT1/ PTR FAMILY 8.5 isoform X1, whose translation MEAAGDEERPLLHHPPPHLHQDGDSRYTNDGTVDVNGQPAVKASTGNLRACFFILGVQFSECLAFFAISKNLVTYLTSVLHESNIDAARNVSTWFGTTFFTPLIGAFLADTYWGRYKTLVVFLSVYIVGMLVLTVSTTLPWMIQSSNHSEIHRITVYVGLYLTALGNGGIKPCTSTFGADQFDITDPTERVKKGSFFNWFYFLNTIGSLLSTTVIVWVQDNVGWGIGFAIPMILTSLSFTVFIASRRIYRYKSTGESPMTTASRVVVAAARNRRLELPEDCTTLHHSPSPPSEATFNVQHTTQFRFLDKAAIVSPSTQEKKGTATSPWRLCALSHVEEVKMLLRLCPAWASLVVFFMITAQMSSTVIEQGMAMDNRVGSFTVPPASLASFNVVTTLVLIPIYDVVLVPLARRATGEDRGLTQPQRLGVGLALSTLAMAYLALLERNRLAVGEAVSIMWQAPAYAVMGVSEVFTVIGTLELFYDRAPDNMRSLCTAFAQLAIAAGSYLNSAALGVVASATMWIPEDLDDGHLDYFFWTIAALSALNLLQFVFYSMRYNNNVACRQRHPY comes from the exons ATGGAAGCAGCAGGGGATGAGGAGAGGCCCTTGCTCCATCACCCACCTCCTCACCTCCATCAG GATGGGGATTCGAGATACACCAATGACGGAACAGTGGATGTTAACGGACAACCTGCTGTTAAGGCAAGCACAGGGAACTTGAGAGCATGCTTCTTCATCTTAG GTGTCCAATTCAGCGAATGCTTGGCCTTCTTCGCGATCTCAAAGAACTTGGTCACCTACCTCACGAGTGTGCTCCACGAAAGCAATATCGACGCGGCGAGGAATGTGTCCACTTGGTTTGGCACCACATTCTTCACGCCGCTTATTGGAGCCTTCTTGGCAGACACGTATTGGGGAAGGTACAAGACATTAGTGGTTTTCCTCTCAGTCTACATCGTC GGGATGCTTGTCCTGACGGTTTCGACGACGCTCCCATGGATGATTCAATCCTCCAACCACAGTGAGATTCACCGTATCACCGTCTATGTTGgactctatcttacagcccttgGCAACGGTGGCATCAAGCCATGCACCTCCACTTTTGGCGCTGACCAGTTTGACATCACCGACCCGACGGAGCGGGTGAAGAAGGGCTCATTCTTCAATTGGTTCTACTTCTTGAACACTATTGGCTCCCTTTTGTCGACCACCGTGATTGTCTGGGTGCAAGACAATGTTGGGTGGGGGATCGGCTTTGCGATCCCGATGATCCTCACGAGTCTCAGTTTCACGGTGTTTATCGCTAGTAGGAGGATCTACAGATACAAGTCAACAGGAGAGAGTCCCATGACAACAGCTTCCCGGGTTGTTGTTGCAGCTGCAAGAAATCGCCGTCTGGAGTTGCCTGAGGATTGCACAACCTTGCATCACTCGCCTTCACCACCATCAGAGGCTACGTTCAATGTTCAGCATACCACTCAGTTCAG ATTTTTGGACAAGGCTGCCATTGTGTCACCGTCGACACAGGAGAAGAAAGGCACGGCGACGAGCCCATGGAGGCTATGCGCACTCTCTCATGTAGAAGAGGTGAAGATGCTGCTACGTCTGTGCCCTGCATGGGCGTCCTTGGTGGTCTTCTTCATGATCACGGCACAGATGTCGTCGACGGTGATTGAGCAGGGTATGGCAATGGACAACCGCGTGGGGTCATTCACCGTGCCACCGGCCTCCCTCGCCAGCTTCAATGTGGTCACCACACTTGTATTGATCCCCATATATGACGTTGTGCTAGTTCCCCTGGCTCGGCGTGCCACCGGTGAGGACCGAGGCCTCACGCAACCGCAGCGCCTCGGCGTCGGTCTCGCGTTGTCCACTCTGGCCATGGCTTACCTGGCTCTTCTCGAGAGGAACCGTCTCGCGGTCGGGGAAGCGGTGAGCATTATGTGGCAGGCACCGGCGTACGCCGTGATGGGTGTCAGTGAGGTGTTTACGGTCATCGGCACGCTCGAGCTCTTCTACGACCGGGCTCCGGACAACATGAGGAGCCTGTGCACCGCATTCGCGCAGCTCGCCATCGCGGCAGGGAGCTACCTCAACTCGGCAGCGCTGGGCGTTGTCGCGTCCGCCACGATGTGGATCCCGGAGGACCTCGACGACGGACACTTGGACTACTTCTTCTGGACGATAGCGGCGCTCAGTGCCCTGAATCTGCTGCAGTTTGTATTCTACTCTATGAGGTACAACAATAACGTAGCTTGTCGACAACGCCATCCATATTAG
- the LOC109760362 gene encoding protein NRT1/ PTR FAMILY 8.5 isoform X3: protein MLLHLRCPIQRMLGLLRDLKELGHLPHECAPRKQYRRGEECVHLVWHHILHAAYWSLLGRHVLGKGMLVLTVSTTLPWMIQSSNHSEIHRITVYVGLYLTALGNGGIKPCTSTFGADQFDITDPTERVKKGSFFNWFYFLNTIGSLLSTTVIVWVQDNVGWGIGFAIPMILTSLSFTVFIASRRIYRYKSTGESPMTTASRVVVAAARNRRLELPEDCTTLHHSPSPPSEATFNVQHTTQFRFLDKAAIVSPSTQEKKGTATSPWRLCALSHVEEVKMLLRLCPAWASLVVFFMITAQMSSTVIEQGMAMDNRVGSFTVPPASLASFNVVTTLVLIPIYDVVLVPLARRATGEDRGLTQPQRLGVGLALSTLAMAYLALLERNRLAVGEAVSIMWQAPAYAVMGVSEVFTVIGTLELFYDRAPDNMRSLCTAFAQLAIAAGSYLNSAALGVVASATMWIPEDLDDGHLDYFFWTIAALSALNLLQFVFYSMRYNNNVACRQRHPY from the exons ATGCTTCTTCATCTTAG GTGTCCAATTCAGCGAATGCTTGGCCTTCTTCGCGATCTCAAAGAACTTGGTCACCTACCTCACGAGTGTGCTCCACGAAAGCAATATCGACGCGGCGAGGAATGTGTCCACTTGGTTTGGCACCACATTCTTCACGCCGCTTATTGGAGCCTTCTTGGCAGACACGTATTGGGGAAG GGGATGCTTGTCCTGACGGTTTCGACGACGCTCCCATGGATGATTCAATCCTCCAACCACAGTGAGATTCACCGTATCACCGTCTATGTTGgactctatcttacagcccttgGCAACGGTGGCATCAAGCCATGCACCTCCACTTTTGGCGCTGACCAGTTTGACATCACCGACCCGACGGAGCGGGTGAAGAAGGGCTCATTCTTCAATTGGTTCTACTTCTTGAACACTATTGGCTCCCTTTTGTCGACCACCGTGATTGTCTGGGTGCAAGACAATGTTGGGTGGGGGATCGGCTTTGCGATCCCGATGATCCTCACGAGTCTCAGTTTCACGGTGTTTATCGCTAGTAGGAGGATCTACAGATACAAGTCAACAGGAGAGAGTCCCATGACAACAGCTTCCCGGGTTGTTGTTGCAGCTGCAAGAAATCGCCGTCTGGAGTTGCCTGAGGATTGCACAACCTTGCATCACTCGCCTTCACCACCATCAGAGGCTACGTTCAATGTTCAGCATACCACTCAGTTCAG ATTTTTGGACAAGGCTGCCATTGTGTCACCGTCGACACAGGAGAAGAAAGGCACGGCGACGAGCCCATGGAGGCTATGCGCACTCTCTCATGTAGAAGAGGTGAAGATGCTGCTACGTCTGTGCCCTGCATGGGCGTCCTTGGTGGTCTTCTTCATGATCACGGCACAGATGTCGTCGACGGTGATTGAGCAGGGTATGGCAATGGACAACCGCGTGGGGTCATTCACCGTGCCACCGGCCTCCCTCGCCAGCTTCAATGTGGTCACCACACTTGTATTGATCCCCATATATGACGTTGTGCTAGTTCCCCTGGCTCGGCGTGCCACCGGTGAGGACCGAGGCCTCACGCAACCGCAGCGCCTCGGCGTCGGTCTCGCGTTGTCCACTCTGGCCATGGCTTACCTGGCTCTTCTCGAGAGGAACCGTCTCGCGGTCGGGGAAGCGGTGAGCATTATGTGGCAGGCACCGGCGTACGCCGTGATGGGTGTCAGTGAGGTGTTTACGGTCATCGGCACGCTCGAGCTCTTCTACGACCGGGCTCCGGACAACATGAGGAGCCTGTGCACCGCATTCGCGCAGCTCGCCATCGCGGCAGGGAGCTACCTCAACTCGGCAGCGCTGGGCGTTGTCGCGTCCGCCACGATGTGGATCCCGGAGGACCTCGACGACGGACACTTGGACTACTTCTTCTGGACGATAGCGGCGCTCAGTGCCCTGAATCTGCTGCAGTTTGTATTCTACTCTATGAGGTACAACAATAACGTAGCTTGTCGACAACGCCATCCATATTAG
- the LOC109760363 gene encoding protein NRT1/ PTR FAMILY 8.5 has protein sequence MEAAGDEETPLLHHHPPSGLYQNGDSRLNTCDATVDVNGQPAAKASTGNWRACFFILGIEFSECLAFFAISKNLVTYLTSVLHESNVDAARNVSTWIGTTFFTPLVGAFLADTYWGRYKTIVIFLSIYTIGMLVLTVSAMLPSLMQSSNHGGIHRVAVYTGLYLTALGNGGIKPCTSAFGADQFDMADPVERVKKGSFFNCYFFAINVGSLLSTTVIVWVQDNVGWGIGFAVPMILMSLGFAVFVTGRRVYRYKTLGESPMTRVSRVIVAAARNCHMELPDDCSALHHLPSPPIEATLKVHHTTQFRFLDKAAILPTPTPGKKAVEAGPWRLCTMPQVEEVKMLLRLCPAWVSMVVFFMITAQMSSTLIEQGMAMDNHVGPFTVPPASLAGFDVVAMLVLIPIYDAVLVPFARRATGLDRGLSHPQRLGVGLALSMLAMAYSALLERNRLAVAATGATVSIMWQAPAYTILGAGEVFAAIGVIELFYDQAPDGMRSMCTALAQLAVAAGNYLNSAVLGSVASATGWIPEDLDDGHLDYFFWLMAVLGALNLLQFLLCSIPAMRHTRR, from the exons AATGGGGATTCAAGGTTAAATACTTGTGATGCAACGGTCGATGTGAACGGACAACCTGCTGCTAAGGCAAGCACAGGGAACTGGAGAGCCTGCTTCTTCATTTTAG GTATCGAATTCAGCGAATGCTTGGCCTTCTTCGCGATCTCTAAGAACTTGGTCACCTACCTCACCAGCGTGCTCCACGAAAGCAACGTCGACGCGGCGAGGAACGTGTCCACTTGGATCGGCACAACATTCTTCACGCCACTTGTTGGAGCTTTCTTGGCAGACACGTATTGGGGAAGATACAAGACAATAGTAATTTTTCTCTCGATTTACACCATC GGGATGCTTGTGCTGACGGTTTCGGCAATGCTCCCGTCGTTGATGCAATCCTCCAACCACGGTGGGATCCACCGTGTCGCCGTCTACACAGGACTCTATCTTACTGCCCTTGGCAACGGTGGGATCAAGCCCTGCACTTCCGCCTTCGGCGCGGACCAGTTTGACATGGCTGACCCAGTAGAGCGTGTGAAGAAGGGATCCTTCTTCAACTGTTACTTCTTCGCGATCAACGTCGGCTCCCTTCTATCAACCACTGTGATTGTCTGGGTGCAGGACAATGTTGGTTGGGGGATCGGATTCGCCGTGCCGATGATCCTCATGAGCCTTGGTTTCGCAGTGTTTGTAACCGGTAGGAGGGTGTACAGGTACAAGACACTAGGAGAGAGCCCCATGACAAGAGTGTCCCGGGTTATTGTTGCAGCTGCAAGGAATTGCCATATGGAGTTGCCTGATGATTGCTCAGCCTTGCATCACCTACCTTCACCGCCAATAGAGGCTACCTTGAAGGTTCACCATACCACTCAGTTCAG ATTTTTGGACAAGGCTGCCATTCTGCCAACCCCGACGCCGGGGAAGAAGGCCGTGGAGGCGGGTCCGTGGAGACTATGCACGATGCCTCAGGTGGAGGAGGTGAAGATGCTGCTGCGGTTGTGCCCCGCGTGGGTGTCCATGGTGGTCTTCTTCATGATCACAGCACAGATGTCGTCGACGCTCATCGAGCAAGGCATGGCTATGGACAACCACGTCGGCCCATTCACCGTGCCACCAGCCTCCCTTGCCGGCTTCGACGTGGTTGCAATGCTCGTGCTGATCCCCATCTACGACGCTGTGCTGGTGCCCTTCGCCCGGCGCGCCACCGGCCTCGACCGGGGACTCTCCCATCCGCAGCGCCTCGGTGTCGGTCTCGCGCTGTCCATGCTCGCCATGGCCTACTCGGCGCTACTTGAGAGGAACCGGCTCGCGGTGGCCGCCACCGGAGCAACAGTGAGCATCATGTGGCAGGCACCGGCGTACACAATACTGGGCGCCGGGGAGGTGTTCGCCGCCATTGGCGTGATCGAGCTCTTCTACGACCAAGCGCCGGACGGAATGAGGAGCATGTGCACCGCACTCGCGCAGCTCGCTGTCGCGGCGGGGAACTACCTTAACTCGGCCGTGCTGGGCTCCGTCGCGTCCGCCACGGGATGGATCCCGGAGGACCTCGACGACGGCCACCTGGACTACTTCTTCTGGCTGATGGCGGTGCTCGGCGCACTAAACCTGCTGCAGTTCTTGCTCTGCTCTATTCCGGCCATGAGGCACACCCGCAGGTAG